One window of the Cryptococcus gattii WM276 chromosome E, complete sequence genome contains the following:
- a CDS encoding Protein complex assembly-related protein, putative (Similar to TIGR gene model, INSD accession AAW43848.1), translated as MHLLFPGSAYTLPRMPPRLPFQPRALRLAPVTPPAGPSRLFATAPPTNPKPKGKSPASGDIPPLQRPLGTPIKPTSSPKSWQQKKDEMLDDDRAKAKRKALTARGGKLWIAPNVLIREDKANYFPDITGKSLMGQNVHTTDVFKGKATLVTIISTRLSEEHVQSFVQPVMEDLEGHPDFQFLTINHQPNALKSLLVSFFTSSLKRIVPEHQWPTYLISAGSWSPIDIIEPLGLGNSLLGYVFLVDHNAKVRWAACGLATEDEVKSFRRAAAVLVGRMKGGVGAGAGAESKAGEKAVEEVVDSALSGSH; from the exons ATGcatctcctctttccaGGTTCTGCATATACACTTCCACGGATGCCACCCAGACTTCCATTCCAGCCACGGGCACTCCGGCTTGCCCCAGTCACCCCACCCGCAGGCCCCTCAAGGCTATTCGCAACCGCACCCCCCACAAACCCCAAGCCAAAAGGCAAATCGCCTGCCTCAGGCGAcattcctcctcttcagcGACCACTCGGAACACCTATCAAACCCACTTCATCTCCTAAATCATGGCAGCAGAAAAAGGATGAGATGCTCGATGACGACCGTGCCAAAGCCAAGAGGAAGGCCTT GACAGCAAGAGGTGGTAAACTCTGGATAGCACCAAATGTTCTCATCCGCGAAGAC AAAGCAAACTACTTCCCCGACATCACTGGTAAATCTCTCATGGGGCAGAATGTCCACACGACAGATGTGTTCAAAGGCAAAGCAACGCTTGTGACTATCATCTCCACCCGATTATCAGAGGAACACGTTCAATCTTTCGTCCAGCCAGTGATGGAAGATTTGGAAGGGCATCCTGATTTTCAGTTCCTTACT ATCAACCATCAACCCAACGCTCTCAAATCTCTCCTCGTATCTTTCTTCACTTCTTCCCTCAAGCGTATTGTCCCTGAACATCAATGGCCCACGTACCTAATCTCCGCCGGCTCCTGGTCGCCTATCGACATCATCGAGCCTCTTGGACTTGGTAACAGTCTCTTGGGGTACGTCTTTTTAGTGGATCACAATGCGAAAGTGAGGTGGGCGGCGTGTGGGCTGGCAACGGAAGACGAGGTAAAGAGCTTTAGGAGGGCAGCGGCAGTGCTTGTGGGAAGGATGAAAGGTGGTGTTGGGGCGGGGGCTGGGGCTGAGAGTAAAGCGGGGGAGAAGGCGGTagaagaggtggtggaTTCTGCATTGAGCGGATCACATTAG
- a CDS encoding Hydrolase, putative (Similar to TIGR gene model, INSD accession AAW43844.1), producing MPHKVILDTDPGVDDVLAILLALSSPEIDLALISIVFGNTHAPVARSNLLKIYHLLAQEVAQTAGAEARYGRLKGQVKTVLAMGEDGPIGGEKAVAAYFHGPDGLSNISETHPHFTPPEIQPGDMHAHLDTSPKPSYEVILDILKAEPDDSVTIVALGPLTNIAHSLRADPETFAKVSRVVWMGGAIDHPGNTSPVAEFNCFADPYAAASVVAAAKKGKIELIMAPLDITTPHSIPFSDLIHPSVAAIPEPSTGVVRKTSETPTPLEAFISAMLVRVRSLQANFGLPDAMEMHDPVAVWYALAHAGVPRGAGPVEGWALNGREFTIERTGEYTRGMCVVDRRGTGEVGVDRSKDESILSHGLEKKEKENNAMPEKKNGVVKPRGLPLIITRTPGAEVLRSTLLGRVFGKQE from the exons ATGCCGCATAAAGTCATCCTCGACACAGACCCAGGCGTAGACGACGTTCTCGCCATCCTGCTTGCACTGTCGTCCCCCGAAATCGACCTTGCCCTTATCTCCATCGTCTTTGGCAACACCCACGCGCCCGTCGCGCGCAGTAACCTGTTGAAGATATACCATCTCCTTGCACAAGAGGTGGCGCAGACTGCGGGGGCAGAGGCCAGGTATGGGAGATTGAAGGGGCAGGTGAAGACGGTGTTGGCGATGGGGGAGGATGGGCCGATTGGAGGGGAGAAGGCGGTGGCTGCGTACTTT CATGGCCCAGATGGACTGTCAAACATTAGCGAGACGCACCCTCATTTCACGCCTCCCGAGATCCAGCCAGGGGACATGCATGCGCATCTCGACACATCGCCCAAACCTTCTTACGAGGTGATACTTGATATTCTCAAAGCGGAGCCTGACGACAGCGTGACGATTGTCGCTCTCGGTCCAC TGACAAACATTGCACACTCCCTTCGTGCTGATCCAGAGACATTTGCCAAAGTCTCCCGTGTCGTGTGGATGGGCGGCGCGATCGACCACCCGGGTAACACTTCCCCAGTCGCCGAATTCAACTGTTTCGCCGACCCTTATGCTGCCGCATCTGTCGTCGCTGCCGCCAAGAAGGGCAAGATTGAGCTCATCATGGCTCCTCTCGACATCACCACTCCTCACTCCATCCCCTTTTCTGACCTCATTCACCCTTCCGTCGCCGCGATCCCCGAGCCATCTACCGGTGTCGTTAGAAAAACCTCGGAAACGCCCACACCTCTGGAAGCGTTCATCTCTGCAATGCTCGTCAGGGTCCGTAGTCTCCAAGCGAATTTCGGACTACCAGATGCGATGGAGATGCATGATCCTGTAGCTGTTTGGTACGCCCTTGCGCACGCTGGTGTTCCCCGTGGAGCCGGCCCTGTGGAAGGGTGGGCGCTGAACGGAAGGGAGTTTACGATTGAGCGGACGGGAGAGTATACGAGAGGGATGTGTGTGGTGGACCGACGTGGGACGGGGGAGGTAGGCGTGGACAGGAGCAAGGATGAGAGCATTCTTTCGCACGGGCtggagaaaaaggagaaggaaaatAATGCAATGccagagaagaagaatggtGTGGTGAAGCCGCGGGGGTTGCCGCTTATCATCACGCGCACGCCAGGGGCGGAGGTGTTGAGGAGTACGCTGCTTGGACGGGTGTTTGGGAAGCAGGAGTAA
- a CDS encoding Cytoplasm protein, putative (Similar to TIGR gene model, INSD accession AAW43842.1): MSTAKKLQNKLFRAGQEQPSAGAAAGDVTPIASGASTPVPEQLKINIPAPPGAQQGDKREKENLPKRPPSQQESAPELTPKDAGSDTDTPDAAAHDKKQTLRDRLIAELCPRFRSVEDYRLQQSDKYQVHWKRWGPYVSERQWGTVREDYSANGDAWNSFPFEMAESRAYRWGEDGMAGISDNHQRLCFTLGLWNGKDPILKERLYGLNGNQGNHGEDVKEVYYYLDSTPTHSYMKYLYKYPQAEFPYQQLKDENQNRSMEVGEFELMDTDLFDENRYWDVYVEYAKDEEFADAISVRITAYNRGPDPADLHILPQLFFRNTWSWGKELPPNMPSLSQEAEGVIHASHDTLGETRLYCTPSPAPAAPAKGGVVLVDGPSIVPDLLFTENETNFEKLWGGKNRTPFVKDAFHDHLIPSHRPPEPEVAKTAGAGLALKSPAVKTPKLPPAHTAAELEQDDDDDEPAAPQKKQADGGHDGPIHAATPPPRPISGHGYRQFVNPDKTGTKAAAHYHFTDVPANGGCVVVRLKLTPYSPDEDPTIVDEELFDENMEERRVDADEFYGRIARGGVSEDLRSIMRQALSGMLWTKQYYQYIQKEWMDGDPGQPPPPPERKWVRNKEWKHMYINDILSMPDKWEYPWFATWDTAFHCIPLAMVDPSFAKKQLDLMTREWYMKPDGALPAYEWNFSDVNPPVHAWATFRVFKIERKMFGREDLDFLERVFQKLLLNFTWWVNRKDADGNNVFEGGFLGLDNIGPFNRSEPLPTGGTLRQADGTAWMAFFSLNMLSIALELAKHNPTYEDIASKFFEHFLFISDAMTYPGSNDEHLSLWNEEDGFYYDAIQWGYGHSQQLPVRSMVGLMPLYATLVLEPQVIKRFPGFKKRMDWFIENRPDISERNVASLKTSGRGDRKLLALASKERLVRILEKMLDENEFLSEHGIRSMSLYHHDNPFSMNVNGEEFGVGYWPGDSRSGMFGGNSNWRGPIWLAVNFLLIESLQRFHQYYGDSLTVECPTGSGDYMSLAGAAEEIQHRLIHIFSRDEHGRRAVNGGNPKLNRDPHFKDYVHFYEFFHGNDGRGLGASHQTGWTGLIAWSIMQTGEFCRLPKTPKTPRSVAKHYFDEQINTPSEYAEDGSMYSAYSMHSEYDEPEPDEL, from the exons ATGAGCACAGCCAAGAAGCTCCAGAACAAGCTATTCCGCGCCGGGC AAGAACAACCCTCGGCTGGAGCCGCAGCTGGGGATGTTACTCCCATAGCATCGGGCGCTTCGACCCCTGTCCCCGAGCAGCTCAAGATCAATATTCCTGCCCCACCTGGGGCCCAGCAGGGGGATAAAcgggagaaggaaaa CCTTCCCAAACGGCCTCCTTCCCAGCAAGAGTCCGCTCCCGAGCTTACGC CCAAGGATGCTGGGAGCGATACGGATACTCCTGACGCTGCAGCCCATGACAAAAAG CAGACTCTCAGAGACCGTCTTATCGCAGAGCTCTGTCCAAGGTTCCGTTCCGTCGAAGATTACCGTCTCCAGCAGTCTGACAAGTACCAAGTCCACTGGAAACGATGGGGTCCATATGTCAGCGAGAGACAGTGGGGTACCGTCCGGGAAGATTATTCGGCGAACGGCGATGCGTGGAACTCGTTTCCGTTTGAGATGGCGGAGTCAAGAGCTTACAGGTGGGGTGAAGATGGAATGGCGGGTATTTC GGATAATCACCAACGACTTTGCTTCACCCTTGGTCTTTGGAACGGTAAAGACCCTATTCTGAAAGAGCGTCTCTACGGCCTCAATGGTAACCAAGGAAATCACGGTGAAGACGTTAAAGAGGTTTACTATTACCTCGACTCTACCCCGACCCATTCGTACATGAAATATCTCTACAAATACCCGCAAGCCGAATTCCCATACCAGCAGTTGAAAGATGAGAACCAAAACAGGAGCATGGAGGTTGGCGAGTTTGAATTGATGGATACTGACCTCTTTGACGAGAATCGCTACTGGGACGTCTACGTCGAA TATGCCAAAGACGAAGAATTCGCAGACGCCATTTCCGTCCGAATCACAGCCTACAATCGCGGCCCCGACCCTGCCGACTTGCACATTCTTCCccagctcttcttccgcAACACCTGGTCATGGGGTAAAGAACTTCCTCCCAACATGCCTTCCCTCTCTCAAGAAGCTGAAGGCGTTATCCACGCTTCGCACGATACCCTCGGTGAAACCCGATTATACTGTACCCCTTCTCCAGCCCCTGCCGCTCCAGCAAAAGGAGGCGTCGTCCTCGTCGATGGGCCCAGTATCGTCCCAGACTTGTTGTTCACAGAGAATGAGACAAACTTTGAGAAACTCTGGGGTGGGAAGAATAGAACCCCGTTTGTGAAGGACGCTTTCCACGATCATCTTATTCCATCTCACAGGCCTCCAGAGCCTGAGGTGGCGAAAACTGCTGGGGCAGGATTGGCGTTGAAGAGCCCAGCTGTCAAGACACCTAAATTGCCCCCTGCGCATACCGCCGCGGAACTCGAACAAGAcgacgacgatgatgagCCTGCTGCCCCCCAGAAGAAACAAGCGGACGGCGGTCATGATGGTCCCATACATGCCGCCACTCCCCCTCCCCGCCCCATATCAGGTCACGGTTACCGCCAATTCGTTAACCCCGACAAGACTGGGACAAAAGCCGCTGCCCATTACCACTTTACCGACGTGCCCGCGAACGGCGGTTGTGTCGTCGTCCGTCTCAAACTCACCCCTTACTCGCCCGACGAAGATCCTACTATTGTGGATGAAGAGCTTTTCGATGAGAATATGGAAGAGAGGAGGGTGGATGCAGATGAGTTTTATGGGAGAATTGCGAGAGGGGGTGTTAGTGAGGATTTGAGGAGTATCATGAGGCAAGCGTTGAGTGGGATGTTGTG GACAAAGCAATATTACCAATACATTCAGAAGGAATGGATGGATGGTGATCCCGGACAACCTCCCCCCCCTCCTGAGCGCAAGTGGGTTCGAAACAAG GAATGGAAACACATGTACATCAACGACATTCTGTCTATGCCTGATAAATGGGAGTACCCCTGGTTTGCCACTTGGGACACTGCATTCCACTGTATCCCTCTTGCCATGGTTGACCCCTCCTTCGCCAAGAAACAGCTCGATCTCATGACCCGTGAATGGTACATGAAACCCGACGGTGCTTTGCCAGCATACGAATGGAACTTTAGCGACGTCAACCCTCCCGTACACGCATGGGCTACCTTCCGAGTATTCAAGATTGAGCGAAAAATGTTTGGCAGGGAGGATCTTGACTTTTTGGAACGTGTCTTCCAGAAGCTGCTGCTCAATTTCACTTGGTGGGTGAATAGGAAGGACGCCGATGGAAACAATGTGTTTGAAGGCGGTTTCCTCGGTTTGGATAACATTGGGCCTTTTAACCGATCAGAGCCACTTCCTACGGGTGGGACGTTGCGTCAGGCAGACGGTACGGCCTGGAtggccttcttctccctcaACATGCTCAGTATTGCCCTCGAGCTCGCCAAGCATAACCCCACCTACGAAGATATTGCCTCCAAATTCTTTGAacacttcctcttcatttCCGATGCGATGACTTACCCAGGCTCCAATGATGAACATCTCTCATTGtggaatgaagaagatggattTTATTATGATGCGATTCAATGGGGTTACGGACATTCGCAGCAGTTGCCGGTGAGGTCGATGGTAGGGTTGATGCCGCTCTATGCGACCCTCGTCTTGGAGCCGCAGGTGATCAAACGGTTCCCCGGGTtcaagaagaggatggacTGGTTTATCGAGAATAGGCCCGACATTTCTGAGAGGAATGTGGCGAGTTTGAAGA CCTCTGGTAGGGGCGATCGAAAATTGTTGGCGTTGGCGTCAAAAGAGAGATTGGTGAGGATCTTGGAGAAGATGTTGGATGAGAATGAGTTCCTCTCTGAACACGGTATCCGATC AATGTCACTCTACCACCACGATAACCCCTTCTCTATGAATGTCAACGGCGAAGAATTCGGTGTCGGCTACTGGCCAGGTGACTCCCGTTCCGGCATGTTTGGTGGTAACTCCAACTGGCGAGGCCCCATCTGGCTCGCCGTCAACTTTTTGCTCATCGAGTCTCTCCAGCGGTTCCACCAGTATTATGGCGATAGCCTCACTGTCGAGTGTCCTACAGGGAGCGGGGACTACATGTCCCTCGCCGGTGCGGCAGAAGAAATTCAGCATCGTCTTATCCATATCTTCTCCCGGGACGAGCATGGTCGACGGGCAGTGAACGGTGGTAACCCCAAGCTTAACAGAGACCCCCATTTCAAGGATTACGTTCACTTCTACGAATTCTTCCATGGGAATGATGGCCGAGGATTGGGTGCAAGTCATCAGACGGGCTGGACTGGCTTAATTGCATGGAGTATCATGCAGACCGGAGAGTTCTGCCGATTGCCCAAAACTCCAAAGA CACCCCGATCTGTGGCAAAACACTACTTTGACGAGCAAATTAATACCCCCAGCGAGTATGCAGAGGATGGGTCGATGTATTCGGCTTACTCGATGCATTCGGAGTATGATGAGCCCGAGCCTGATGAGCTCTAA
- a CDS encoding Mtochondrial processing peptidase, putative (Similar to TIGR gene model, INSD accession AAW43849.1): MIRIPAARRFASKATTSSSLLVPSRRATTAATSSAHTLNPAGTVTTLPNKLRIATESIPGHFHAVGVYIDAGSRYESQRTSGVSHLLDRLAFKSTDKHTDAQMTTLIDSLGSQVTCASSRETIMYQSTVFPQSLPLALELISSTIRHPLLLPEELVAQKEAAAYEIREIWAKPELILPEILHTVAFKDNTLGMPLLCPESQLDVLGEEEVRGFMRDWYRPERMVVAGVGMPHEELVMLAEKFFGDMPATTTTAGSLHPSVTQAQQPLGSKSFATTSALPVSQDYTNLAHARARYTGGELYMEKPEEEFVHIHIGFEGLGIHDPDIYALATLQTLLGGGGSFSAGGPGKGMYTRLYTKVLNQYHAVDFCSAFHHCYADSGLFGISATVYPQFASRIIDVMAGQLHALTGPMFGGVEEKEVKRAKNMLKSTLVMALESRLTAVEDLGRQVQIHGHKVPVEDMCAKIDALTMADLHRVANRILRPGNSSEGRLNYGLGSGKATVVAQGPGLGALGDVRRILKDRWMLGV, translated from the exons ATGATCAGGATACCCGCAGCCCGCCGCTTTGCTTCAAAAGCGACCACTAGCTCGAGCCTGCTAGTGCCTTCCCGACGGGCCACTACTGCTGCTACTTCTTCCGCCCAC ACATTGAACCCCGCTGGAACAGTCACAACGCTCCCTAATAAACTTCGTATCGCTACAGAGTCTATTCCTGGACATTTCCACGCGGTGGGAGTCTACATTGATGCCGGTAGTCGATATGAAAGCCAGAGGACTAGCGGTGTATCCCATCTTTTGGACAGACTAGCTTTCAAG AGCACAGACAAGCATACCGACGCCCAGATGACCACCCTCATCGACTCTTTGGGTTCCCAAGTTACTTGTGCTTCTTCTCGTGAGACCATCATGTACCAATCCACCGTCTTCCCCCAATCTCTCCCTCTCGCACTCGAACTCATTTCTTCCACTATCCGGCACCCCTTGCTTCTCCCAGAAGAGCTCGTAGCGCAAAAGGAGGCTGCTGCGTATGAGATTCGGGAAATCTGGGCCAAGCCGGAATTGATCTTGCCGGAAATATTGCATACCGTCGCTTTCAAGGACAATACCCTTGGTATGCCCCTGCTCTGTCCTGAGAGTCAGTTAGACGTgcttggagaagaggaagttAGAGGATTTATGAGGGACTGGTACCGACCAGAGAGGATGGTGGTTGCTGGTGTTGGTATGCCGCACGAAGAACTTGTCATGCTTGCCGAAAAGTTCTTTGGAGACATGCCCGCTACTACTACCACCGCTGGGTCTCTGCACCCTTCTGTTACTCAAGCACAGCAGCCTTTGGGCAGTAAATCGTTTGCAACCACTTCTGCTTTGCCCGTCTCTCAAGATTACACCAATCTCGCGCACGCTAGGGCCCGGTATACTGGTGGCGAGCTTTACATGGAAAaaccagaagaagaattCGTCCATATTCACATTGGCTTCGAAGGACTGGGAATTCATGATCCCGATATC TATGCTCTCGCGACCCTTCAAACTCTTCTCGGCGGAGGCGGCTCCTTCTCTGCTGGAGGACCAGGTAAAGGCATGTACACACGCCTTTATACCAAAGTCCTGAACCAATACCACGCCGTTGACTTTTGTTCCGCCTTCCACCACTGTTACGCTGATTCCGGCCTGTTCGGCATCTCAGCCACTGTGTATCCTCAGTTTGCGTCCAGGATAATTGATGTCATGGCGGGCCAGCTGCATGCGTTGACGGGACCCATGTTTGGTGgagtggaggagaaggaggtgaAGAGGGCAAAGAACATGTTGAAGAGCACTTTGGTCATGGCGTTGGAGAGCCGATTGACTGCTGTTGAGG ATCTCGGCCGTCAAGTACAGATCCACGGCCACAAAGTCCCTGTCGAAGACATGTGCGCCAAGATTGACGCGCTCACCATGGCTGACCTCCACCGCGTGGCGAACCGTATCTTGAGACCTGGCAACTCGTCAGAAGGGAGATTGAATTACGGATTAGGATCGGGCAAGGCGACGGTAGTGGCACAGGGACCTGGGTTGGGCGCGTTGGGCGATGTGAGGCGGATACTGAAGGATAGGTGGATGTTGGGTGTGTAA
- a CDS encoding Aminopeptidase B (Ap-B) (Arginyl aminopeptidase), putative (Similar to SGTC gene model, INSD accession EAL20540.1), with the protein MSFHPQFIPPSAHIDRDPATLSNYLAIVTKHIGLDWIIDWDKQVFGGSATLKLEAREDGVKEVVLDSSYLDVSKVEVDGEVAEYTLGKTIEVMGEGLTIILPKPVSKGSSVSMKVTYSTTSQCTAVGWLTPQQTKSGKHPYLYSQCQAIHARSMLPCQDTPAVKATYSAKVRSGRGLEVLMSALRKDTVDLGDGVTEFVYEQPVGIPSYLIAIGAGELTYKPFDKLSGRNWNTGCWTEPGNMDAAYWEFHKDTANFVATAEDLASEYKFGVYDVLFLPESFPYGGMENACLTFATPTIIAGDRSQVDVVAHEISHSWFGNGIGCASWRHFWLNEGWTTYLERLIIRATHGEQARQLSFTVGRRGLVDDLARLEPRFQRLVAEYKDHEDPDEGYSQVPYEKGSNFLYYLEQTVGGLEVFLPYMKDYVKTFEGYAITTEQWRAHLFHYFGSLKNGEEVVRKLGKVDWDEWLHGDGSDLCVDIKYDDTLSKACYDLAEKWNHARESEDFSRFSPKDIENFSSTQKVIMLDRLESYPAFSPKAVSALDNAYSLSSTGNAEIALRFFEIALKSSADYAQKAAEWVISKGRMKFCRPVFRLLNEQAPELAKKTFMEHAGFYHPIARKMIAKDLGLKVE; encoded by the exons ATGTCTTTCCACCCCCAGTTCATCCCGCCATCAGCCCATATCGACAGGGACCCGGCGACTTTGTCCAACTACCTCGCCATCGTTACAAAGCACATTGGCCTCGACTGGATTATCGATTGGGACAAGCAGGTCTTTGGCGGATCTGCGACGCTCAAGCTTGAGGCGAGGGAAGATGGTGTGAAGGAGGTGGTGTTGGATAGTAGCTATTTGGATGTCAGCAAAGTTGAGGTGGACGGAGAGGTTGCT GAGTACACGCTCGGCAAGACGATTGAGGTCATGGGCGAAGGGTTGACTATTATCCTCCCCAAACCTGTCTCCAAAGGATCT TCAGTTTCCATGAAAGTCACTTACTCGACCACTTCTCAATGTACCGCCGTTGGATGGCTCACTCCTCAACAGACCAAGTCTGGTAAACACCCTTACCTCTACTCCCAATGCCAGGCTATCCATGCGAGGAGCATGCTTCCTTGCCAGGATACACCTGCTGTCAAAGCCACGTATAGCGCCAAGGTCCGTTCTGGTAGAGGTCTGGAAGTATTGATGAGTGCATTGAGGAAGGATACTGTTGACCTCGGGGATGGCGTTACCGAGTTTGTTTATGAACAG CCCGTTGGTATCCCGAGTTACCTCATCGCCATCGGCGCAGGCGAGCTCACTTACAAACCATTCGACAAGCTCTCTGGCCGAAACTGGAATACTGGCTGCTGGACCGAACCAGGAAACATGGACGCTGCCTACTGGGAATTCCACAAGGACACCGCCAACTTCGTCGCTACCGCCGAAGACCTCGCATCCGAGTACAAGTTTGGCGTTTACGacgtcctcttcctccccgAATCCTTCCCTTACGGCGGAATGGAAAACGCTTGTCTCACTTTTGCCACACCTACCATCATTGCCGGTGATCGATCCCAGGTGGATGTTGTCGCTCATGAAATTAGTCACTCATGGTTCGGAAACGGGATCGGGTGTGCATCATGGCGACATTTCTGGTTGAATGAAGGGTGGACGACTTACCTCGAGCGATTGATCATTCGCGCTACCCACGGCGAGCAGGCTCGTCAATTGTCTTTTACTGTCGGTCGGCGTGGGTTGGTCGACGACCTTGCTCGATTGGAGCCTCGGTTCCAGCGATTGGTCGCAGAGTACAAGGATCACGAGGATCCTGATGAGGGATACAGTCAGGTACCGTATGAAAAGGGCTCAAACTTTTTGTATTACCTTGAACAGACTGTGGGAGGTCTTGAAGTTTTCTTGCCATACATGAAAGATTACGTCAAGACTTTTGAGGGGTATGCGATCACCACTGAGCAATGGAGGGCGCACTTGTTCCATTACTTTGGGAGTTTGAAGAACGGAGAGGAGGTGGTGCGAAAGTTGGGCAAGGTCGACTGGGACGAG TGGCTTCACGGTGACGGCAGCGACCTTTGTGTTGATATCAAGTACGACGACACTCTGTCCAAAGCT TGCTACGACCTCGCTGAGAAGTGGAACCATGCTAGGGAGAGCGAAGACTTCTCTCGTTTCTCACCCAAGGACATCGAGAATTTCTCCTCTACGCAGAAAG TGATCATGCTAGACCGGCTCGAGTCCTATCCCGCCTTCTCTCCCAAAGCGGTTTCCGCCCTGGATAATGCCtactctctctcttccacCGGTAACGCCGAAATCGCCCTCCGTTTCTTTGAGATTGCCCTCAAATCTTCTGCTGATTATGCCCAAAAAGCGGCCGAATGGGTGATTTCCAAGGGAAGGATGAAGTTCTGCCGACCGGTTTTCAGGTTGTTGAATGAGCAGGCGCCAGAGTTGGCGAAGAAGACGTTTATGGAGCATGCTGGGTTCTATCACCCTATTGcgaggaagatgattgCAAAAGACTTGGGCCTCAAGGTGGAGTGA
- a CDS encoding Hypothetical protein (Similar to SGTC gene model, INSD accession EAL20539.1; CNBE4590) — translation MPKDTASSLLAHILDNTQIPHQPLLILRDEPTFPATPIFNYLLTAAVSRNEPITLVTTLNAPEEYLDPSLLPGDGISIIDLSGDVPGYTSNLPFQEIKRRILSSYKGGQIFIDALHVLGEDYSFAGVISLVRSLLASIKTHKAPSRLILPLPPSLLHHFTSPTLSPTLSLLSPLPLPLLTHLSKLYLSPISSNPSANYWMVMENAMKRGVGRELAYKGEEGLEVGARDWEGGVGVSVLVRKATGGIKGISRSLEAVVLTPPSQPSSSPTNLQLTLPPLSSLIELTPFSLPPPSAIPLDASGHGYPSQAATHADLDLPFNLSLTDSQRQARAQVPLPYAHEGEGASGDLVWEDEEESDDEEI, via the exons ATGCCAAAAGACACAGCATCGTCCCTTCTCGCACATATTCTCGATAACACTCAGATCCCGCATCAGCCCCTGCTCATCCTCCGGGACGAACCCACTTTTCCTGCCACACCGATATTCAACTATCTCCTTACAGCCGCTGTTTCTAG AAACGAGCCAATCACCCTTGTGACCACCCTTAATGCGCCGGAAGAGTACCTTGATCCGAGTTTACTACCCGGAGATGGGATAAGCATCATAGACCTTTCGGGTGATGTTCCCGGGTATACTTCAAACCTTCCTTTTCAAGAAATCAAACGACGGATACTCTCATCTT ATAAAGGCGGACAAATATTTATTGATGCGTTGCATGTCCTGGGTGAAGATTATTCGTTCGCTGGGGTGATAAGCCTAGTTCGAAGCTTGCTGGCATCTATAAAAACCCACAAAG CTCCCTCTCGACTCatcctccctcttccaccctccctcctccaccaCTTCACCTCGCCAACTCTCTCGCCAaccctctccctcctctctcctctccctctcccacTCCTTACCCATTTATCCAAACTCTACCTCTCCCCTATCTCTTCCAACCCTTCGGCGAATTACTGGATGGTGATGGAGAATGCCATGAAAAGAGGAGTCGGGAGGGAGCTGGCTTATAAAGGTGAAGAGGGCTTGGAAGTGGGAGCAAGGGATTGGGAAGGGGGTGTCGGTGTGAGTGTGCTGGTAAGAAAAGCGACGGGCGGGATAAAAGGGATATCACGATCCCTTGAAGCCGTAGTTCTGACCCCACCATCCCAAccctcatcttctccgACCAACTTACAGCTCACCCTCCCACCCCTTTCGTCTCTCATTGAACTCACCCCGTTCTCCCTCCCACCTCCATCTGCAATCCCCCTTGACGCCTCGGGCCATGGTTACCCTTCTCAAGCGGCCACCCACGCCGATCTCGACTTACCTTTCAACCTCTCTCTCACAGATTCTCAGCGCCAGGCTCGTGCACAGGTGCCGCTACCATACGCGCACGAAGGGGAGGGCGCGAGCGGGGATTTGGTatgggaagatgaggaagagagcGACGATGAGGAGATATAG